TATCTTTCAGTCTTTGCGCCACGCGCACGTATACGGGAAGATCGAGCCCCGCGCCCGTGAACACCTCGGGCGTAGCGAACAGCTCCCTGCCGCCGTCGCGAATGAGCTTGCCGTGTTCGAGTATGACTATTCGGTCTGCCGCCGCCGCTTCTTCCATGAAATGCGTTATCATGACGACCGCTACGTTCTCTTGCTTATTCAGCCGCTTGACGACTTCGAGCACTTCGCGCCGACCCTCGGGATCGAGCATACCCGTCGCCTCGTCGAGTATCATGAGTTCGGGCTTGATCGCCAGAACACCCGCGATCGCCACGCGCTGTTTTTGCCCGCCCGATAGGCGGAACGGTCCGCTCTTGGCGTGCTCGCGCATACCCACGCAGTCGAGCGCCCAGTCGACGCGCTCCTTGATCTCGGCGGGCGGCACGCCGAGGTTTTCGGGTCCGAACGCCACGTCGTCCTCGACAATCGTCGTGACCATTTGGTTATCGGGGTTTTGGAACACCACGCCGATCTTGCGGCGGATATCGTATAGGTTGGCTTTATCGGCGGTCGACAGCCCGTCGACCGTAACGTCGCCGCGGTCGGGAAGAATGAGCCCGTTACTAAGCCTTGCAAGCGTCGATTTGCCCGAGCCGTTGCACCCGACGAGCGCAACGAACTCGCCGCGCTCGATAGACAGATCGATAGCGTTTAGAGCCTGTATATAGTCGTTATCCCCGCTCGGGTACGAATAATCGACGTTTTTGAATTGCAATAACGGCATGGCTGAATTTTACCATGTTTTGCCATTCCATGTCAAATAATTTTTTTCCTTCTTTCTTGTGAACGAGAAAGAAGAACGGCGTAAAGTG
The window above is part of the Clostridiales bacterium genome. Proteins encoded here:
- a CDS encoding energy-coupling factor transporter ATPase is translated as MPLLQFKNVDYSYPSGDNDYIQALNAIDLSIERGEFVALVGCNGSGKSTLARLSNGLILPDRGDVTVDGLSTADKANLYDIRRKIGVVFQNPDNQMVTTIVEDDVAFGPENLGVPPAEIKERVDWALDCVGMREHAKSGPFRLSGGQKQRVAIAGVLAIKPELMILDEATGMLDPEGRREVLEVVKRLNKQENVAVVMITHFMEEAAAADRIVILEHGKLIRDGGRELFATPEVFTGAGLDLPVYVRVAQRLKDKGLDIGCPLSPDEFSVAVATALKAKGGEQ